In a single window of the Methanolobus psychrophilus R15 genome:
- the gltX gene encoding glutamyl-tRNA synthetase — translation MTLTEDDKKTVEKYALQNAVKYGQAPQIAAVMGRVMGECPHLRCKAKDVTPFIQEILGDVTKGSPEQWQARLEQIAPELIEELCTKKEPDKGLKPLEKAECGKVVMRFAPNPNGPPTLGSTRGIIVNSEYVKKYEGKLILRFDDTDTQTKRPMLEAYDWYIEDCNWLGAKPDEIIIASDRIPLYYEQARKLIESGNAYVCFCESETFKKLKDAKEACSHRDTSPQENLEHWDKMLSGGYPEKSAVLRIKTDIMHKDPALRDFGAFRILKMPHPRQEVGDKYIVWPLLDFEGAIEDHLLGTTHIIRGKDLMDSEKRQTYIYKYLGWDYPITTHWGRVKMHEFGKFSTSGLRRAIEEGEYDGWDDPRLPTVRAIRRRGIQPEAVRKFMIDMGVGETDISISLDTLYAENRKLVEPKANRYFFVWDPVELEITGTDPCTANPPLHPTENRGCREIDVSTKVLVCREDIEKLAEGSKVRLKDLYNVEVTSMEPLQANYLNDAIESAKKDKMKIIHWAPVNGIPVKVLSPDGEFKGIGEKQIIAELDKVVQFERFGFCRIDSVGKEVVAYYTHK, via the coding sequence ATGACACTAACAGAGGATGACAAAAAGACCGTTGAGAAATATGCTCTCCAGAATGCTGTGAAGTACGGCCAGGCACCTCAGATAGCTGCCGTAATGGGTCGTGTTATGGGTGAATGCCCGCATCTGCGTTGTAAGGCTAAAGACGTTACTCCTTTCATTCAGGAGATCCTTGGAGATGTTACAAAAGGAAGCCCTGAGCAGTGGCAGGCCCGCCTTGAACAGATAGCTCCCGAACTCATAGAGGAGCTTTGTACCAAAAAGGAGCCTGATAAGGGACTCAAACCCCTGGAGAAGGCTGAGTGCGGAAAAGTCGTGATGCGCTTTGCTCCAAACCCTAACGGGCCACCTACCCTTGGAAGCACCAGGGGTATCATCGTGAACTCCGAGTATGTCAAAAAGTATGAAGGTAAGCTCATCCTTCGTTTCGATGACACCGATACGCAGACAAAGCGTCCGATGCTGGAAGCCTATGACTGGTATATCGAGGACTGTAACTGGCTTGGAGCCAAACCGGATGAGATAATCATCGCTTCCGACAGGATACCGCTCTATTATGAGCAGGCAAGAAAACTCATTGAAAGTGGGAACGCTTATGTCTGCTTCTGTGAGAGCGAGACTTTCAAGAAGCTTAAGGATGCAAAAGAGGCATGTTCTCACAGGGACACATCGCCTCAGGAGAACCTGGAGCACTGGGATAAGATGCTCTCGGGAGGATATCCTGAGAAGTCGGCAGTGCTGCGCATCAAGACCGATATCATGCACAAGGACCCTGCACTGCGTGATTTCGGTGCTTTCAGGATATTGAAGATGCCTCATCCCCGGCAGGAGGTAGGGGACAAGTATATCGTCTGGCCGCTGCTTGACTTTGAAGGCGCCATTGAGGATCATCTTCTTGGCACGACTCACATAATCAGGGGCAAAGACCTGATGGACAGCGAGAAACGCCAGACCTATATCTACAAATACCTCGGCTGGGACTATCCTATTACGACACACTGGGGACGTGTGAAGATGCATGAGTTTGGTAAGTTCAGCACAAGCGGGCTGCGTCGTGCTATAGAGGAAGGCGAGTATGATGGCTGGGATGACCCGCGTCTGCCCACGGTGCGCGCTATACGCAGACGTGGCATTCAGCCTGAAGCTGTCCGTAAGTTCATGATAGATATGGGCGTTGGCGAAACAGATATCAGCATCAGCCTTGACACACTCTACGCCGAGAACAGGAAGCTTGTGGAACCAAAGGCCAACAGGTATTTCTTCGTATGGGACCCCGTGGAGCTGGAAATAACAGGCACAGACCCTTGCACTGCAAATCCTCCGCTGCATCCTACAGAGAATCGCGGCTGCCGCGAGATCGATGTGAGCACAAAAGTACTTGTGTGCAGGGAAGATATTGAAAAGCTTGCAGAGGGTTCAAAGGTCAGGCTCAAGGATCTCTATAATGTGGAAGTAACCTCTATGGAGCCTCTCCAGGCAAATTACCTCAACGATGCCATCGAATCCGCGAAAAAGGATAAGATGAAAATCATCCACTGGGCTCCTGTCAACGGTATCCCGGTGAAGGTACTCTCTCCCGACGGCGAGTTCAAAGGAATCGGGGAGAAGCAGATAATCGCTGAACTGGACAAGGTGGTCCAGTTCGAAAGGTTTGGGTTCTGCCGGATCGACTCGGTGGGTAAGGAAGTAGTGGCATATTATACACATAAGTGA
- a CDS encoding transposase, IS4 yields MAKKSIEYKGVLFEDSIENYLNRESDSICQFLHFLCIEDISKHVERTLYANKSWHFKYNISSMIKLFIVMCFRKLSYEKTVSSLTEEEAILLSFYDEKGFIKLPSQKTLHHFVKYRLGEDGINEIMMLVGERILKLAQIKEAKIDSTPLEASRYDKYADYNSHYKCKMDKAHITMVGTYPVFMTHTNGKAGDSPELIKHIEALKKMNADLDYYSADTGYKAFTNHADIWYHLHARPVIAYPKNAVISNEGEIDRIDHWVNKMWKIGGDVHASIEAKLKLLYENKRAEQVGMYLRNQNMKDGSFNSLYKKRGECEPKHGHIKDVVKFDIRRVRAESRKLYSLLSFVSYQLLVLTEVQNGLTKRNSFGRFY; encoded by the coding sequence ATGGCTAAAAAGTCTATAGAGTATAAAGGAGTCCTCTTTGAGGACTCTATCGAGAATTATCTGAACAGAGAAAGCGACTCAATTTGCCAATTCCTGCACTTTCTCTGCATAGAAGATATTTCAAAGCACGTAGAGCGTACTTTGTATGCCAACAAAAGTTGGCATTTTAAGTATAATATCTCATCGATGATAAAACTCTTCATTGTAATGTGTTTCAGGAAATTATCTTATGAAAAGACTGTTTCTTCTTTAACAGAAGAAGAGGCTATATTGCTCTCTTTTTACGATGAAAAAGGTTTTATAAAGCTCCCTTCGCAAAAGACCTTACATCACTTTGTAAAATATCGATTGGGTGAAGATGGAATAAACGAAATAATGATGTTAGTTGGTGAAAGGATCCTTAAACTTGCTCAAATAAAAGAAGCTAAGATCGATTCAACTCCGCTTGAAGCATCAAGATACGATAAATATGCTGATTACAATTCACATTACAAATGCAAGATGGACAAAGCCCATATCACGATGGTAGGGACTTACCCTGTTTTCATGACACATACAAATGGCAAGGCAGGAGATTCCCCTGAACTTATCAAACACATTGAAGCATTGAAAAAAATGAATGCTGATCTTGATTATTATTCAGCTGACACTGGTTACAAAGCATTTACGAATCATGCAGATATCTGGTATCATCTGCATGCAAGGCCAGTTATTGCCTATCCTAAAAATGCTGTGATCAGCAACGAGGGTGAAATTGACCGAATTGATCACTGGGTGAACAAAATGTGGAAAATAGGCGGGGATGTACATGCAAGTATTGAAGCTAAACTAAAACTCCTATATGAAAATAAGAGGGCTGAACAGGTTGGAATGTACTTACGGAATCAAAATATGAAAGACGGATCATTCAATAGCCTGTACAAGAAAAGAGGAGAATGTGAACCAAAACATGGACACATTAAGGATGTGGTCAAGTTCGATATAAGAAGAGTTAGAGCAGAGAGTAGGAAACTCTACTCTCTACTGAGTTTTGTATCGTATCAGTTGCTTGTACTTACAGAAGTACAAAATGGGCTTACGAAGAGAAATTCATTTGGAAGGTTTTATTGA
- a CDS encoding RNA-directed DNA polymerase, whose translation MIEKAERIAVDLLWNKHNRVTNNTTNADPINEKLTNKQLKDRWNNIDWKVVETHVSRIQVRITKAVTKGKWNTVKRLSYLLTHSHYAKLLAVRNVIQNKGKRTAGIDGELWNTPEMKIKAALKLSDKRYKAKPLKRVFIEKYGKSNKRPLGIPTMYDRAMQSLYALALSPIAEATADKHSFGFRKFRSTHDACECIFGCTCQKTFAQWILEGDIKGCFDCISHQWLLDNIPMDKSVLRQFLKAGYVFNNSLFPTETGTPQGGQLSPILANMTLDGIEKMLIDKYHTKNGKLSSKQRSSNKVNFVRYADDFIVTAKSKEIAEDVKELIKDFLKEKGLELSVEKTLITHINNGFDFLGWNFRKYKDKLLIKPSKTSILKFTTKISEVIKKGKSWTQEALIATLNPIITGWSNYHQTVVSKETFSMLDFRIWNILWKWAKRRHPNKSRTWTVSKYWHIKGTRNWVFSSGLFQLKLLSDKKIVRHTKISIDKNPYLNKEYFTERKFKQGVKKLSGRFKEVWDTQKGKCPRCKLPIDINADAEERPLHHKNGNKQDNRTSNLVYKHAHCHRQYHAN comes from the coding sequence ATGATTGAAAAAGCAGAAAGAATTGCTGTAGACCTTTTATGGAATAAACATAATCGAGTAACTAACAATACTACAAACGCTGATCCAATCAACGAGAAGCTTACAAACAAACAACTAAAAGACCGATGGAACAACATCGATTGGAAAGTAGTTGAAACACACGTTAGTAGGATACAAGTCAGGATTACGAAAGCAGTTACTAAGGGAAAATGGAACACGGTAAAAAGACTAAGTTATCTGTTAACTCACTCCCACTACGCCAAATTGCTGGCTGTCAGGAACGTTATTCAGAACAAAGGTAAGAGAACAGCTGGAATCGACGGAGAACTATGGAATACTCCTGAAATGAAGATAAAAGCTGCTCTAAAACTATCAGATAAGAGGTATAAGGCAAAACCATTGAAAAGAGTATTCATCGAAAAATATGGGAAATCAAATAAACGACCTTTGGGAATCCCCACTATGTACGACAGAGCTATGCAATCACTTTATGCATTAGCATTAAGTCCGATTGCAGAAGCAACAGCCGATAAGCACTCTTTTGGGTTTAGAAAATTCAGAAGCACGCATGATGCATGTGAATGCATTTTTGGCTGTACATGTCAAAAGACCTTTGCACAATGGATACTGGAAGGGGATATCAAAGGTTGTTTCGATTGCATCAGTCATCAATGGTTACTGGACAACATCCCGATGGACAAATCAGTTCTAAGGCAATTCCTAAAAGCAGGATATGTCTTCAATAACTCTCTGTTTCCCACTGAAACTGGTACGCCTCAAGGTGGACAGTTGTCACCAATACTGGCTAATATGACGTTAGACGGTATCGAAAAAATGCTGATTGATAAGTACCATACCAAAAATGGAAAACTATCAAGTAAACAACGCAGCAGTAACAAAGTCAACTTTGTGAGATATGCAGACGATTTCATTGTAACTGCAAAAAGCAAAGAAATCGCAGAAGACGTTAAAGAACTGATTAAAGACTTCCTTAAGGAGAAAGGCTTGGAGCTATCGGTCGAAAAAACATTAATAACCCATATCAATAATGGTTTTGACTTTCTAGGCTGGAATTTCCGAAAATACAAAGACAAGCTTCTTATAAAACCATCCAAGACATCCATTCTGAAATTTACCACGAAAATCAGTGAGGTAATCAAGAAAGGAAAATCATGGACACAAGAAGCATTAATCGCAACTCTTAACCCCATAATAACTGGATGGTCAAATTACCATCAAACAGTTGTATCCAAAGAAACATTCAGCATGCTGGATTTCAGAATATGGAATATCCTTTGGAAATGGGCAAAGAGAAGGCATCCCAATAAATCCAGAACCTGGACAGTATCCAAATACTGGCATATCAAAGGAACAAGGAATTGGGTATTTTCATCTGGACTATTCCAACTTAAACTACTATCAGACAAAAAGATAGTCCGGCATACCAAAATATCGATAGATAAAAACCCTTACCTCAACAAAGAATACTTCACTGAACGCAAGTTCAAACAAGGAGTTAAAAAACTCTCAGGAAGGTTCAAGGAAGTGTGGGATACTCAAAAAGGCAAATGTCCGAGATGTAAGCTTCCAATTGACATAAACGCTGATGCTGAAGAAAGACCTTTACATCACAAAAATGGAAATAAGCAAGATAACAGGACATCTAACTTGGTTTACAAACATGCACATTGTCATAGACAATACCATGCAAATTAA
- a CDS encoding 30S ribosomal protein S3Ae, with protein MAKKVQRKLDKWKSKTWYNVETPEFISRTNIGVTPAEEPGQLIGRIVETTVGEIANDFTKHNTKLILEINEVNGDVANTRFMGHEITTDYLRSIVKRQTSRIDTNLDVTTRDGYVIRVKPICFTVKRARTSQIKSIREIMDRIVVERAAELNFEQFIEEAIMGKLSANIYRNAKYIYPLRRVEIRKTEVKVFPVAA; from the coding sequence TTGGCAAAGAAAGTTCAGAGAAAGTTAGACAAATGGAAGTCAAAAACCTGGTACAATGTAGAGACACCCGAATTCATCAGCAGGACAAACATCGGAGTAACCCCTGCAGAGGAACCAGGACAGCTCATTGGCCGTATCGTTGAGACTACTGTCGGAGAGATCGCAAACGATTTCACAAAACACAACACTAAGCTCATCCTCGAGATCAATGAAGTCAACGGTGATGTTGCCAACACCAGATTCATGGGTCATGAGATCACAACCGATTACCTGCGCTCCATTGTAAAGCGCCAGACCTCAAGGATCGACACCAACCTCGATGTGACCACAAGGGACGGTTACGTTATAAGGGTGAAGCCTATCTGCTTCACTGTCAAGAGGGCAAGGACAAGCCAGATCAAGTCCATCAGGGAGATCATGGACAGGATCGTAGTCGAGCGTGCAGCTGAACTCAACTTCGAGCAATTCATCGAAGAAGCTATCATGGGCAAGCTTTCCGCAAACATCTACAGGAACGCTAAGTACATCTACCCCCTCAGAAGGGTCGAGATCAGGAAGACCGAAGTAAAGGTATTTCCTGTAGCAGCTTAA
- a CDS encoding 5-oxopent-3-ene-1,2,5-tricarboxylate decarboxylase: MFGRFKYMDDLFYGEINNGIVTSRDGDGKTYEMEELEVLPPSNPSKIVCVGLNYHDHATEVGMKVPDEPVLFIKPPSAVIGHGGKIMYPRCSHRVDYEAELAVIIGKRCKNIEYERACDVIAGFTCFNDVTARDLQSRDVQWTRAKSFDTFAPVGPFIMPTCDFDPDNACIKARVNGEIKQDSNTSNLIFDVPYLIEFISGIMTLEVGDIIATGTPPGIGELNPGDNVEVEIEGIGTLRNEVV, from the coding sequence ATGTTTGGACGATTCAAGTATATGGATGATTTGTTCTACGGAGAGATAAATAACGGAATCGTGACTTCCCGCGATGGTGATGGAAAAACCTATGAGATGGAGGAACTGGAAGTACTTCCTCCCAGCAATCCCAGCAAGATAGTATGTGTGGGACTTAACTATCATGATCATGCTACTGAAGTCGGTATGAAGGTGCCCGATGAACCGGTCCTTTTCATAAAGCCGCCTTCTGCGGTTATAGGACATGGGGGTAAGATAATGTATCCCCGGTGCAGCCATAGGGTTGATTACGAAGCAGAGCTTGCGGTGATAATTGGCAAGAGATGCAAGAACATTGAGTATGAAAGGGCCTGCGATGTTATCGCGGGATTCACCTGTTTCAATGATGTGACCGCCCGTGACCTCCAGAGCAGGGATGTCCAGTGGACACGGGCCAAGAGTTTTGATACCTTTGCTCCCGTGGGACCTTTTATTATGCCCACATGTGATTTTGATCCGGATAATGCCTGTATAAAAGCAAGGGTCAATGGAGAGATAAAGCAGGACTCAAACACTTCTAATCTTATTTTTGATGTGCCTTACCTCATAGAGTTCATATCCGGCATAATGACGCTTGAGGTGGGTGACATCATCGCCACCGGCACTCCGCCGGGAATCGGGGAGCTCAACCCAGGTGACAATGTGGAAGTAGAAATCGAGGGAATAGGAACTTTAAGGAATGAGGTTGTATAA
- a CDS encoding putative cell surface protein, protein MNQKKTYIYKYSIFLLVLISCMGTVSAAEILVGPDLGNATIGAALMNATDGDIIIVSDGTYTENLLIYKEVTLRSENGSASTTIQAASPGIHVFNITADNVAIQGFNVIGPTNYSSIYMLSVSNCNISDNVISESYAGIFCSNVSNSDLINNTITSSVRGIYLYDSPNNTLINNIMTLNDHNFGGYGTSPEHFFQNIDTSNRVDGKPIYYLIDQADMQVPTDAGQVYVVNSTNITVKDIAISNGYEGIVFAYTDNSKIENVTVSENEYGIVLFNSNSNTLDSINVNNNYYGIFLSNSINNDLINNMISSNGWDGISLYSSSELNNVNNNTIGSNGCDGIYLDNSGNNTLSNNTIINNPEIGINLYGSADNNIINNSVNNNTYQGIYLKDSTNNTLIDNTMESNGYNFGVGGATFEFFVQNIDASNTIDGKVLYYLLDQADMQVPFDAGQVYAVNSTNITVKDIEVSNSFDGVVFVSTDDSTIENITVSGCRYGIYLLNSSLNVLDNIRSSDNLIGMMSVRSNNTTLSNSNMNSNFIGIHLGETNNSVLTDITANDNAFLGIGILHSNNNYLIETTANNANYAGIYLSASDNNTLTNNIANSNQMAGILIFDSDNNNLTGNTFDGNKASSGDLSSVNLDSGSLINDHTIEQAFFDELNSLIAVESENMVNSISINSVSGAQGVYISGSTNNTFSNTHSTGNDHAFYAFDSVNTIVSNLMITTEMAQMSFVTSDSKLVISEENLDPITMSGKMNVNGYVNMIRSPSYLDSIDLMSIDAGIDIQFFYDGSGMSSAGESSIDLFRLNDTVWEEVPNATLNTSGNYVSATIKENDGIAPTGIMGINPTYTVTMALFKDTEPSTSGNPGSSVVARERREGTITDLPAGDDGELTGNTVVKSSDMTTTLTFYKGTKALDPLGNPVNSIIVTTPSSLPSDTPREVIESGFYFRFGPSGTTFSQDVMITMDFNPADFEGRTPVIYTYTSEDGWIALETTVDWENGRATAMISHFSLYALFGTDVEPVKEVLFEPVLEDTEQALVEEAPVEGSTDGNEFGFVPWVIGIVLVIGLGLIYGNKKKNNKGL, encoded by the coding sequence ATGAACCAAAAGAAAACATACATCTACAAATATTCCATCTTTTTGCTAGTCTTAATCTCATGCATGGGAACAGTATCTGCAGCTGAGATTCTTGTAGGACCTGACCTGGGGAATGCTACTATAGGCGCTGCACTTATGAATGCAACAGATGGCGATATTATCATTGTAAGTGATGGAACTTACACTGAAAATTTACTGATTTATAAGGAAGTCACCCTCCGCTCCGAGAATGGTTCTGCCAGCACTACCATCCAGGCGGCTTCGCCAGGTATCCATGTCTTCAACATTACAGCCGACAATGTTGCAATCCAGGGATTCAATGTAATAGGACCAACGAATTACAGTAGCATTTACATGCTCTCAGTTTCTAACTGTAATATTTCTGATAATGTAATATCTGAAAGTTATGCCGGTATCTTCTGCTCCAATGTGAGCAATAGTGACTTAATCAACAATACAATTACTTCCAGTGTACGGGGTATATACCTGTATGATTCACCCAACAATACCCTGATCAATAACATAATGACATTAAATGATCATAATTTTGGTGGTTATGGAACAAGTCCGGAACATTTTTTCCAGAACATAGACACCAGCAATCGGGTTGATGGAAAACCTATCTATTATTTGATCGATCAGGCAGATATGCAAGTACCAACCGATGCAGGACAGGTCTATGTTGTTAATTCCACCAATATCACCGTTAAGGACATTGCAATATCAAATGGTTATGAAGGTATCGTATTTGCATATACGGATAATTCTAAAATAGAGAATGTTACTGTCTCAGAGAATGAGTATGGTATCGTACTTTTCAACTCCAATTCCAATACTCTTGATAGCATCAACGTCAATAACAATTATTATGGCATCTTCCTCAGTAACTCAATCAACAATGATCTGATCAACAATATGATCAGTTCCAACGGGTGGGACGGTATTTCCCTGTATTCTTCAAGTGAACTCAATAATGTAAACAACAACACAATCGGTTCCAATGGCTGTGACGGTATCTACCTTGATAATTCCGGGAACAATACCTTAAGCAACAATACTATTATCAATAATCCTGAAATCGGAATCAACCTTTACGGGTCTGCTGACAATAACATAATCAACAATAGTGTCAACAACAACACTTATCAAGGCATTTACCTGAAAGATTCAACTAACAACACCCTGATTGATAACACCATGGAATCAAATGGTTACAATTTCGGTGTTGGAGGGGCAACTTTTGAGTTTTTCGTTCAAAACATAGATGCCAGTAACACGATTGACGGGAAAGTGCTCTATTATCTTCTCGATCAAGCAGACATGCAGGTACCATTCGATGCCGGACAGGTATATGCAGTAAACTCTACCAACATTACTGTCAAGGATATCGAAGTCTCAAATAGTTTTGACGGCGTTGTGTTTGTATCCACCGACGATTCAACAATAGAGAATATTACTGTCTCAGGATGTAGATATGGTATTTACTTGCTTAACTCCAGTTTAAACGTTCTTGATAACATCAGATCTAGTGACAATCTCATTGGTATGATGAGTGTAAGATCAAATAACACTACATTGTCCAACAGTAATATGAACTCTAATTTTATAGGTATCCACCTTGGAGAGACAAATAATAGTGTTCTAACAGATATCACTGCTAATGATAATGCCTTTCTTGGCATTGGCATCCTCCACTCGAACAATAACTATCTGATTGAAACTACTGCAAATAATGCTAACTATGCGGGAATATACCTCTCTGCTTCTGACAATAACACATTAACCAACAATATTGCCAATTCTAACCAAATGGCAGGCATCCTTATCTTTGATTCAGATAATAATAATCTTACTGGTAACACATTTGATGGCAATAAAGCCAGCTCAGGAGATCTGAGTTCTGTAAATCTGGATTCCGGATCTTTAATCAATGACCACACGATTGAACAAGCATTCTTCGATGAATTAAATAGCCTTATAGCCGTAGAATCTGAAAACATGGTGAATTCCATATCCATTAATAGTGTTTCAGGCGCACAGGGAGTTTACATTTCTGGTTCTACCAACAATACATTCTCAAATACTCACTCAACAGGTAATGATCATGCCTTCTATGCCTTTGATTCAGTGAATACTATAGTAAGCAACCTGATGATAACTACAGAAATGGCACAAATGTCTTTTGTGACCAGTGACTCCAAGCTCGTAATAAGCGAAGAAAACCTGGATCCCATAACTATGTCCGGTAAAATGAATGTCAATGGCTATGTAAATATGATCCGCTCACCCAGTTACCTGGATAGCATTGACCTTATGTCAATAGATGCAGGTATAGATATCCAGTTCTTCTATGATGGTTCCGGAATGAGCAGTGCAGGTGAATCTTCAATAGATTTGTTCAGGTTGAACGATACCGTGTGGGAAGAAGTTCCAAATGCTACACTCAACACCAGCGGCAACTATGTTTCTGCAACCATTAAAGAAAATGATGGTATTGCTCCTACCGGAATAATGGGAATAAATCCAACATATACAGTTACTATGGCGCTCTTCAAAGATACAGAACCTTCCACCTCCGGTAATCCAGGCAGCTCTGTAGTTGCAAGAGAAAGAAGAGAAGGAACGATAACAGATCTGCCTGCAGGTGACGATGGAGAACTAACAGGTAATACAGTTGTAAAGTCCTCAGATATGACCACTACACTGACATTTTACAAAGGAACAAAGGCCCTTGATCCATTAGGTAACCCTGTGAACAGTATCATAGTCACCACTCCGTCTTCCCTGCCTTCAGACACTCCAAGAGAGGTAATCGAATCTGGTTTCTACTTCAGGTTCGGTCCCTCAGGAACCACGTTCAGCCAGGATGTGATGATCACAATGGACTTCAACCCTGCAGACTTTGAAGGTAGGACACCTGTGATCTACACCTATACTTCCGAAGACGGCTGGATCGCCCTGGAAACGACCGTAGACTGGGAAAATGGCAGAGCAACTGCCATGATCAGCCACTTCTCACTATATGCACTGTTCGGGACTGATGTTGAGCCTGTAAAAGAAGTCTTATTCGAGCCAGTTTTAGAAGATACTGAACAGGCTTTGGTTGAAGAAGCACCTGTAGAAGGATCCACCGATGGAAATGAATTTGGTTTCGTTCCATGGGTAATTGGAATTGTGCTTGTGATTGGTCTGGGGCTCATCTATGGAAATAAGAAAAAGAATAACAAGGGGCTTTAA
- a CDS encoding arsenite permease family protein — protein sequence MTLPVIILALVFLLTAVRQVGNIRLGIWQIMSLGALGVLLTGHISISNAIHSINLDVMLFLIGMFAIGQALEMSGYMSQLSYSFFKNAGTVDAVILYVLFGMGLASAFLMNDTLAIIGTPVMLLLAREHNIDPKVLLLALAFAVTTGSVISPIGNPQNLLIALGGNVENPFITFIRYLLLPTAINLLITYLLLRIFYRKHFSPVPLDHSVPKITDRILARWSKISLFLVILLVAAKIAITTAGIPFNFRLTYIALISALPVLILSSRRKEIIAKMDWHTLVFFAAMFILMESVWDSGFFQNMIGALGADINSVPMILGISVFLSQFISNVPLVALYLPVLSQADITVVQMMALAAGSTIAGNLSILGAASNVIIIQNAEKKGNVTLKFTEFAMVGVPLTIIQVCVYWLFLLA from the coding sequence ATGACGTTACCTGTAATTATACTAGCACTGGTTTTCCTCCTGACTGCCGTAAGACAGGTAGGGAACATCAGGCTTGGGATCTGGCAGATAATGTCGCTGGGCGCCCTTGGAGTGCTCCTGACAGGCCATATATCGATTTCCAATGCCATCCATTCCATCAATCTGGACGTCATGCTCTTTCTCATTGGAATGTTCGCCATCGGACAGGCACTGGAAATGAGCGGCTATATGTCTCAGCTCTCATATAGCTTTTTCAAGAACGCGGGCACAGTTGATGCGGTAATACTATACGTCCTGTTCGGGATGGGACTCGCTTCCGCATTCCTTATGAACGATACACTGGCAATAATAGGCACACCGGTAATGCTGCTCCTTGCCCGGGAACATAACATCGATCCAAAAGTACTGCTGTTGGCGCTGGCTTTTGCCGTAACCACGGGGAGCGTAATAAGTCCTATCGGGAACCCACAGAATCTCCTTATAGCCCTGGGCGGGAATGTGGAAAATCCATTTATCACCTTCATAAGATACCTGTTACTTCCGACTGCCATAAACCTGCTGATAACATACTTGCTGCTTAGAATATTCTACAGGAAACATTTTTCCCCGGTGCCCCTTGATCACTCTGTGCCAAAGATCACCGACCGCATACTTGCCAGATGGTCAAAGATCTCTCTTTTCCTGGTCATCCTGCTGGTCGCTGCAAAGATAGCTATCACAACAGCAGGCATCCCTTTCAATTTCAGGCTGACCTATATAGCCCTCATCTCCGCGCTTCCGGTACTTATTTTGAGCAGCCGGAGAAAAGAGATAATAGCAAAGATGGACTGGCATACGCTTGTGTTCTTTGCAGCGATGTTCATACTGATGGAAAGCGTGTGGGACTCCGGATTCTTCCAGAATATGATCGGCGCTCTGGGAGCTGACATTAACTCGGTCCCCATGATACTTGGGATAAGCGTATTCCTCAGCCAGTTCATCTCCAATGTCCCGCTGGTAGCCCTCTATCTCCCGGTCCTGTCACAGGCAGATATAACAGTCGTCCAGATGATGGCACTTGCAGCTGGAAGCACTATTGCAGGAAACCTGTCAATCCTCGGGGCTGCAAGTAATGTCATTATCATCCAGAATGCAGAAAAGAAAGGTAACGTTACTTTAAAGTTCACAGAATTTGCGATGGTAGGCGTACCCCTGACCATCATTCAGGTCTGTGTCTACTGGCTGTTCCTGTTAGCCTGA